A single window of Paenibacillus sp. FSL H8-0537 DNA harbors:
- a CDS encoding AraC family transcriptional regulator — protein MMRINDYYQLILLYIFIVSIVIISFLFMFIGVSHQNSNNKNIEINQAIEAEQRMIPDLGAYSLQSSKDSDSNSLGLIGNINFDHANSNNADSMTIVNSKYTNWKLYSSRAVDINDTTLSVFSGRWMLIVFISILMILVGFTLVKHIRYKPTQSILNKLGQYSIRQSEEVGIKNTNNEFTFIEMALDQLLKKSLDYESLFKEYSLLRQQRLFYDLLSGQQVLTDKQFETQMKALNMPYLFDRLSVIIVEIDYYTRFTEKYNPKDQHLLKFIIENAFHDLGEQCKIFVWHAWMEPNRIAFVVHQCKSELSVAKPAIELASEFQSWILHNLELTVTIGIGADSDSIETIAESYRNAKENVSLKPVFGTNTLIDNRVSSGKISLDNYAYLQAIENIVHSFRKNECDCNKKLTQLFKQLREMRFDKHEMLAFVKSFVMQMEKEINVLNPGIQQLWRNEFLYKFTELWAQSETLDELEKELMSTMLAFEASADQDRQARRHHVIAFQAKSYIDMNFADPLLSLTGVSAYLKLQPSSLSQLFKEELGEKFIDYVLRVRLEYAKRLLSETDEPIQSIAEQIGYQNVISFYRAFKKIQEIPPGEYRNIHRVHSK, from the coding sequence ATGATGAGGATAAATGATTATTACCAATTGATATTATTATATATTTTCATTGTATCTATAGTGATTATTTCCTTTTTATTCATGTTTATCGGAGTGTCACATCAAAATTCCAATAATAAAAATATTGAGATTAATCAAGCCATTGAAGCTGAACAACGAATGATTCCCGATTTAGGCGCATACTCCCTTCAATCATCCAAAGATAGCGATTCAAACTCATTGGGATTAATAGGTAATATAAATTTTGATCATGCAAATTCGAATAATGCTGACTCTATGACTATCGTTAATTCCAAGTATACAAACTGGAAGCTCTATTCAAGTAGGGCGGTTGACATAAATGACACAACGCTTTCTGTATTTTCAGGCAGATGGATGTTAATAGTGTTCATTAGTATCTTAATGATTCTTGTTGGATTTACTCTTGTAAAACATATTCGCTATAAACCGACTCAATCCATCCTTAATAAGCTGGGGCAATACTCCATCAGACAAAGTGAGGAAGTAGGCATTAAAAATACGAATAATGAATTTACGTTCATTGAGATGGCATTGGATCAGCTTCTTAAGAAGTCCCTAGATTATGAAAGCTTGTTTAAGGAATACAGTCTGCTTCGCCAGCAACGTCTATTTTATGATTTGCTGTCAGGGCAGCAGGTCTTGACTGACAAGCAGTTCGAGACCCAAATGAAAGCTCTTAATATGCCGTATCTATTCGATCGCCTCAGTGTCATCATAGTTGAAATAGATTACTACACACGTTTCACGGAAAAGTATAATCCCAAAGATCAGCATCTACTCAAATTTATAATAGAAAACGCATTTCACGATTTAGGAGAGCAGTGTAAGATTTTTGTTTGGCATGCTTGGATGGAGCCAAATCGTATCGCGTTTGTTGTTCATCAATGCAAATCAGAATTATCAGTTGCGAAACCAGCAATAGAGCTTGCGAGTGAATTTCAATCCTGGATTTTGCACAATCTGGAGTTGACGGTAACGATAGGGATTGGAGCTGATTCAGATAGCATTGAGACAATCGCGGAATCGTATCGCAATGCGAAGGAGAATGTTTCTTTAAAGCCTGTTTTTGGAACGAATACGTTGATAGATAATCGGGTAAGCTCAGGAAAAATCAGTCTGGACAATTATGCCTATTTGCAAGCTATAGAAAATATTGTACACTCGTTCCGCAAAAATGAATGCGATTGTAATAAAAAACTGACACAACTGTTCAAGCAGCTAAGAGAGATGAGATTTGATAAACATGAGATGTTGGCGTTCGTTAAAAGCTTTGTGATGCAGATGGAGAAAGAAATCAACGTATTGAATCCGGGAATTCAACAGCTATGGAGGAATGAATTCCTTTATAAGTTTACAGAGCTTTGGGCTCAGTCAGAAACTTTGGATGAGCTTGAGAAAGAGCTTATGAGTACGATGCTGGCATTCGAAGCTAGTGCAGATCAAGATCGTCAGGCTAGAAGACATCATGTTATCGCTTTCCAAGCCAAAAGCTACATCGATATGAATTTCGCCGATCCCCTTCTTTCTCTTACGGGTGTTAGCGCCTATCTTAAACTTCAGCCCAGTTCATTAAGCCAGCTTTTTAAGGAAGAACTGGGCGAAAAATTCATTGATTACGTTCTGAGAGTCAGGCTTGAATATGCGAAACGATTATTATCGGAGACGGATGAACCGATTCAATCCATTGCGGAGCAAATTGGTTATCAGAACGTCATTTCATTCTACAGAGCATTCAAAAAGATACAAGAAATTCCTCCCGGAGAATATCGGAACATACATCGAGTCCATTCGAAATGA
- a CDS encoding AraC family transcriptional regulator yields MLKIQFYSLISQQSITMNRKSQRPLQLIHGDQIMLLLALNPMELMQEQQSISLGKEELLLASGPLCIVPQHEPTISYKGIVCNIEGERTDEEAEWTISIIKPADRELAQQLLKNPVQTEQDIHVLERYLQLFIQSNPKRKVCAMESARRSSEQIDKRISFVYRYMLLHYEKPLTLHDLSKLVGCHPVYLSSVYTRVYQVSPMQHLQQIRMRKASVFVRSTNMKMKEIAHSIGYVSSSQFGSIYKRYYGVSPNRDRAATMMNTSWIEPYY; encoded by the coding sequence ATGTTAAAGATTCAATTCTATTCCTTAATATCTCAGCAGTCGATTACGATGAACAGAAAGTCGCAACGACCCTTACAGCTGATCCATGGGGATCAAATCATGCTGCTGCTTGCGCTCAATCCAATGGAGCTTATGCAGGAGCAGCAATCCATTTCTTTAGGTAAGGAGGAGCTTCTGCTTGCCTCAGGGCCACTGTGCATTGTGCCGCAGCACGAACCTACGATTAGCTATAAAGGGATTGTCTGCAATATTGAAGGTGAACGCACAGACGAGGAAGCCGAGTGGACCATATCAATCATTAAACCCGCTGATCGGGAATTAGCACAGCAGCTATTGAAAAATCCTGTTCAGACTGAACAGGATATCCATGTATTAGAGCGGTATCTACAATTATTCATCCAGTCGAATCCGAAAAGAAAAGTATGCGCAATGGAATCAGCCCGAAGGTCTTCTGAACAGATCGACAAACGAATAAGTTTCGTATATCGCTATATGCTGCTTCATTATGAGAAGCCGCTTACGCTTCACGACCTTTCGAAATTAGTAGGCTGCCATCCCGTTTATTTGAGCAGCGTATATACGAGAGTGTATCAAGTATCCCCGATGCAGCATTTGCAGCAGATTCGTATGAGAAAGGCTAGTGTGTTTGTTCGAAGCACGAATATGAAAATGAAAGAAATCGCTCACTCCATAGGCTATGTATCCAGTTCCCAATTCGGCTCCATTTATAAACGTTATTATGGCGTTTCACCAAATCGGGATCGCGCAGCTACCATGATGAATACAAGTTGGATAGAACCCTATTATTGA
- a CDS encoding adenylyl-sulfate kinase → MNESGRVFWITGLAGSGKTTIGKQVYTRLKAQSDAVVFLDGDMLREAFGHDLGYSIADRHASAMRNARMCRMLALQGLDVVCATISMFHSCRAWNKENISHYYEIYLQVSKDTLIARNQKELYTGALNGQVQEVVGMDMDFEEPSQPDLIVVNEASASLDAIVTQILKLPE, encoded by the coding sequence TTGAACGAATCAGGCCGTGTTTTTTGGATTACAGGACTGGCGGGATCAGGAAAAACCACAATAGGTAAACAGGTATATACTCGGTTGAAGGCACAAAGCGATGCGGTTGTTTTTCTTGACGGCGATATGTTAAGAGAGGCTTTCGGCCATGATCTTGGCTACTCTATTGCTGACCGACATGCAAGTGCCATGCGTAATGCAAGGATGTGCAGGATGCTGGCTTTGCAAGGATTGGATGTGGTGTGCGCGACGATCTCTATGTTCCATTCCTGCCGGGCATGGAATAAGGAAAATATTTCACATTACTATGAAATCTACCTGCAAGTATCCAAAGATACGCTAATAGCTCGTAATCAGAAGGAGCTGTATACGGGGGCTTTGAACGGACAGGTACAGGAGGTTGTTGGTATGGATATGGATTTTGAAGAACCATCGCAACCTGATCTAATTGTCGTTAATGAGGCATCTGCTTCTTTAGATGCAATTGTTACACAAATCTTGAAGCTGCCTGAATAA